The following proteins are co-located in the Triticum aestivum cultivar Chinese Spring chromosome 1A, IWGSC CS RefSeq v2.1, whole genome shotgun sequence genome:
- the LOC123061627 gene encoding helicase and polymerase-containing protein TEBICHI: protein MASGSSRGHVDQFFAAKKRRPSSQHGSPGAAKGSLAGYLVRSPPAAAASAAASSAALAGSPSGARRSLAASMNADIANSAAAMNVDAGDSAAAAPDYGDDLEMKRFTMEFLSHYCSDIPSVMMSDAGKGEPDKNQKRSAVNSFLAPCDDRSAKKQCVSRCDAVEVPRVKELGDNMPLKLVGNHGASEPLEGLHEGAKLNGEGFAALQRSSFTPYAAQKMAGFSAAPGETPKSASSLISPGEDFWNAAMEFADDVSAMADKGPRRRHCDAAEDKSSCAVALGSKTLPRSGIEEFNCENTVGSNPMKQIDTFSNTAELAAANRQHKNNSPLPVKHLDFFHEDAIQVSGLEGKEKCDTVPRSAQVNQGRPMDSNFHRTENLMHSVDDIKTITLSESKTAGMGHSIDVGSRGSCMIKSDLNQLTHGETKPLAAHLNPGKPNRDSKSKFASQRVETCTPTSSVPLKDHSKLSSWLPHELCAIYMKKGIPQLYPWQVECLLVDGVLENRNLVYCASTSAGKSFVAEVLMLRRILSSQKIAILVLPYVSLCAEKAEHLEQLLAPLGKHVRSYYGNQGGGSLPKDTSVAVCTIEKANSLVNKLLEDGRLSELGIIVIDELHMVGDQHRGYLLELMLTKLRYAAGEGNSESSSGETSGSSSGKAGATHGLQIIGMSATMPNVAAVADWLQAALYQTAFRPVPLEEFIKVGNQIFDKDMNIVRVLPKIADIGGKDPDHIVELCNEVVLEGHSVLLFCSSRKGCESTAKHIAKYLKVANVGSKEGSEFRDAASAVEALKRCPAGLDPVLEETLPFGVAYHHAGLTVEERDIVETCYRKGLVRVLTATSTLAAGVNLPARRVIFRQPRIGRDFIDGTRYRQMAGRAGRTGIDTKGESILVCRPEEVKRITGIVRSDCPPLQSCLSEDKNGMTHAIMEVVAGGIVQTASDIHRYVRCTLLNSTKSFDDVVKSAQDSLRWLCHKRFVEWNNDTKIYSTTPLGRASFGSSLNPEESLVVLDDLSRAREGFVLASDLHLVYLVTPINVEVEPDWELYYERFMQLSSLEQSVGNRVGVTEPFLMHMAHGAAMPIRGRPKKNTSGGSGANTLINDQSLRVSKRFYVALMISRLAQEIPVTDVCESFKVARGTIQALQENAGRFASMVSAFCQRLGWQDLEGLVAKFQNRVSFGVRAEIAELTTIPFVKGSRARALYNSGLRTPVTIAEASIPEIAKALFENSWSGQDDSGLRRMQFGIAKKIKNGARRIVLEEAEAARVAAFSAFKSLGVEVPQFTTPLLPASEDSPPRDVMVFPGAGHAKCHESVLGAHVGDERNICSDYVPQRASTEIVGEDMHPVSTIHIKESQGIANSVDIASMQEASPLSTLPSRNVPDKGPVNAHNFPGGFDGFLDQWSSVDEFSFDLHFVKRSSKLSLTIFEILGLAVCWENSPVYYCNFPKDLTPTGSNDSVELWEGFRRRWSRIVGIMQQKIVKKTTWNLKIQIQALKSPCVSCQRLARLHLDPKTLNNIEVLDSTYVLLPPISVYNGLDICLVAWILWPDEESKTVPNLEKLVKRRLPSEAAAAANRDGRWRNQMHKAAHNGCCRRAAQTRALGSVLLKLLVSQNLSDLIETVEGPLVNVLADMELWGIGADMDACLRARHIIITRLKELDKEAYKLAGKSFSLNANADIADILFTHLKLPVPKGCEKGKLHPSTDKQCLDHLRDLHPIVSVIKEHRTLAKLLNGTLGSICSRAKLCIQSQRYIIHGNWLQTSTATGRLSMEEPNLQSVEHMVDFTTRKNDKDFTSMSMVDHHEINAREFFVPTQENWLLVTADYSQIELRFMAHFSKDPVLIELLSKPDVDVFTMIASRWSGKEESLVSSKDRDNTKRFIYGILYGMGANSLAEQLECSPAEAAQKIQSFKRFFPGVSSWLQQAVASCRQKGYIETLMGRRRFLSKITAGNSREKAQAQRQAVNSICQGSAADIIKVAMLKVHSVITNGSNTVDSMDGLMQNFSQIRGRCHLLLQVHDELVLEVDPSMVAEAVNLLQISMETAAPLLVPLRAKVKVGKTWGSLQPFQPEP from the exons ATGGCGTCGGGCTCCTCCCGAGGTCACGTCGACCAG TTCTTCGCGGCCAAGAAGCGGAGGCCCTCGTCGCAGCATGGGAGCCCCGGGGCCGCCAAGGGCTCCCTGGCGGGGTACCTGGTCCGGtcccctcccgccgccgcggcgtcggcggcggcgtcgtcagcgGCCCTCGCCGGCTCCCCCTCGGGCGCCCGGAGGAGCCTCGCGGCGTCCATGAACGCCGACATCGCCAATTCCGCCGCGGCGATGAATGTCGATGCGGGCGATTCCGCGGCGGCGGCACCGGACTACGGGGACGACCTGGAGATGAAGCGGTTCACCATGGAGTTCCTGTCCCATTACTGCAG TGATATCCCGTCTGTTATGATGTCTGATGCTGGCAAGGGCGAACCAGACAAGAATCAGAAGAGGAGTGCGGTCAACTCCTTCTTGGCTCCCTGCGACGACAGATCTGCCAAGAAGCAGTGCGTTTCTCGTTGTGATGCCGTGGAAGTTCCAAGGGTTAAG GAATTAGGGGATAACATGCCCTTGAAATTGGTTGGTAATCACGGTGCTTCAGAACCTCTTGAG GGGTTACACGAGGGGGCGAAGCTAAACGGTGAGGGATTTGCGGCCTTGCAAAGGTCCAGCTTTACCCCATATGCTGCGCAGAAAATGGCTGGGTTTTCTGCAGCACCCGGGGAGACCCCAAAATCTGCATCATCCCTGATATCACCAGGGGAGGACTTCTGGAATGCCGCAATGGAATTTGCTGATGACGTCTCTGCTATGGCTGATAAGGGTCCTCGAAGGCGACACTGTGATGCTGCAGAGGACAAGTCGTCCTGTGCAGTTGCACTGGGTTCTAAGACTCTTCCTAGATCAGGAATTGAGGAATTTAACTGTGAAAATACAGTAGGTAGCAATCCCATGAAGCAGATAGACACGTTCTCAAATACAGCAGAATTAGCAGCGGCAAATAGACAGCATAAAAACAACTCTCCTTTGCCTGTGAAGCATTTGGATTTCTTTCATGAGGATGCAATTCAAGTTTCAGGCCTGGAAGGTAAAGAAAAATGTGACACTGTTCCCAGAAGTGCACAAGTGAACCAGGGTCGACCGATGGACAGTAACTTTCATAGAACAGAAAACCTCATGCATTCTGTAGATGACATTAAGACAATTACTTTGTCAGAGTCAAAAACTGCAGGGATGGGTCATTCAATTGATGTGGGCAGCAGAGGTTCTTGTATGATTAAGAGTGACCTCAATCAACTGACCCATGGTGAGACTAAACCGCTAGCTGCACATTTGAATCCTGGCAAGCCTAACAGAGATTCCAAGAGTAAGTTTGCTTCTCAAAGAGTGGAAACTTGCACTCCTACCAGCTCTGTTCCTCTAAAGGATCACTCCAAGCTCTCAAGCTGGCTCCCTCATGAGCTTTGTGCTATATACATGAAAAAAGGCATTCCACAGCTATATCCATGGCAG GTGGAGTGTTTACTTGTGGATGGTGTCTTGGAGAATCGCAATCTTGTATATTGCGCATCTACGAG TGCTGGTAAAAGTTTTGTTGCTGAAGTGCTGATGTTGAGACGGATATTGTCCAGTCAAAAGATAGCAATTCTAGTCCTTCCATATGTTTCATTATGTGCTGAAAAG GCTGAACATCTCGAGCAACTTCTTGCGCCACTGGGTAAGCATGTCCGTAGCTACTACGGGAATCAGGGGGGAGGGTCGCTTCCTAAAGATACATCAGTTGCTGTATGTACCATAGAGAAGGCGAATTCTTTGGTAAACAAGTTGTTGGAGGATGGCCGCCTTTCTGAACTTGGTATAATTGTAATAGATGAGCTTCATATG GTTGGTGATCAGCACAGAGGGTACCTTTTGGAGCTGATGCTCACAAAACTTCGGTATGCCGCTGGTGAAGGAAATTCAGAATCATCTAGTGGAGAAACTTCAGGTTCTAGCAGTGGGAAGGCGGGTGCCACCCATGGATTACAGATTATTGGTATGAGTGCTACTATGCCCAACGTTGCAGCTGTAGCTGACTGGCTTCAA GCCGCACTTTATCAAACTGCCTTTCGACCCGTCCCATTGGAGGAGTTTATCAAAGTTGGTAATCAAATATTTGATAAAGACATGAATATTGTACGCGTACTTCCAAAAATAGCTGATATTGGTGGTAAGGATCCAGATCATATTGTTGAGTTGTGCAATGAG GTTGTTCTGGAGGGTCATTCTGTTCTTTTGTTTTGCTCCAGCCGAAAAGGCTGTGAATCAACTGCAAAGCATATTGCAAAGTACTTGAAAGTAGCTAATGTTGGTTCAAAAGAAGGCTCAGAGTTCCGAGATGCTGCTTCTGCAGTTGAAGCCTTGAAGAGGTGTCCTGCTGGGTTAGATCCTGTATTGGAAGAAACCCTCCCATTTGGTGTTGCATACCACCATGCTGGTCTCACG GTTGAGGAGAGAGACATTGTGGAAACATGCTACCGTAAAGGCCTTGTCCGAGTTTTGACTGCCACATCAACTTTAGCTGCTGGAGTAAACTTGCCTGCCAGACGAGTTATATTCAGGCAACCTAGGATAGGTCGTGATTTCATTGATGGGACTCGCTATAGACAGATGGCTGGCCGTGCTGGTCGAACTGGAATAGACACAAAAGGAGAGAGT ATACTTGTATGTAGGCCTGAAGAGGTAAAGAGGATAACAGGTATTGTTAGAAGTGATTGTCCCCCCTTGCAGTCATGCCTCTCAGAAGACAAAAATGGAATGACTCATGCAATTATGGAAGTTGTTGCTGGTGGGATCGTGCAAACTGCAAGTGATATTCATCGATATGTGAGATGTACGCTGCTTAACTCCACCAAATCTTTTGACGATGTCGTAAAGTCTGCTCAAGACTCCCTTCGTTGGTTATGCCATAAAAGGTTTGTTGAGTGGAACAATGACACCAAGATATACTCCACCACTCCACTTGGGCGAGCATCTTTTGGCAGTTCTCTCAATCCTGAGGAATCACTG GTTGTGCTTGATGATCTTTCAAGGGCAAGAGAAGGTTTTGTTCTGGCATCTGATTTGCATTTAGTCTACTTGGTAACCCCAATaaatgtagaagttgaacctgacTGGGAATTATACTATGAGAGGTTCATGCAACTGTCTTCTCTTGAGCAG TCAGTTGGCAACCGGGTTGGAGTAACAGAACCTTTCTTGATGCACATGGCTCATGGGGCAGCAATGCCTATTCGTGGAAGGCCCAAGAAAAACACTAGTGGAGGTTCTGGTGCAAACACTCTTATTAATGACCAGTCGCTTAGAGTATCTAAGCGCTTTTATGTGGCGCTGATGATATCAAGGCTGGCTCAG GAGATTCCTGTCACAGATGTTTGTGAATCATTTAAAGTTGCTAGAGGTACGATTCAAGCCTTGCAGGAAAATGCTGGCAGGTTTGCTTCAATGGTTTCTGCCTTTTGTCAGAGACTTGGTTGGCAGGATTTAGAAGGTCTTGTTGCCAAGTTCCAAAACCGTGTCTCGTTTGGAGTTAGGGCAGAGATCGCAGAACTTACAACAATTCCATTCGTCAAG GGCTCACGTGCAAGGGCTCTTTATAACTCTGGTTTGCGTACCCCTGTTACCATTGCTGAAGCATCTATTCCTGAAATTGCAAAAGCTCTTTTCGAAAATTCTTGGTCTGGTCAAG ATGATTCTGGGTTACGGCGAATGCAATTTGGTATAGCCAAGAAAATAAAAAATGGAGCTCGCAGAATTGTTCTTGAGGAGGCAGAAGCAGCCAGAGTAGCAGCATTCTCAGCTTTCAAATCACTTGGGGTAGAAGTTCCTCAGTTTACCACACCTCTGCTCCCAGCTAGTGAGGACTCTCCACCTCGAGATGTTATGGTATTTCCTGGTGCAGGTCATGCTAAGTGCCATGAGTCAGTTTTAGGGGCACATGTTGGCGACGAAAGAAACATCTGCTCTGATTATGTTCCTCAAAGGGCTTCTACAGAGATTGTAGGGGAGGATATGCACCCTGTTTCTACCATTCATATTAAAGAGAGCCAAGGAATAGCGAATAGTGTCGACATTGCTAGTATGCAAGAAGCATCACCTTTATCAACGCTGCCCAGCAGAAATGTGCCTGACAAAGGTCCTGTCAATGCACATAACTTCCCTGGAGGGTTCGATGGTTTCCTTGATCAGTGGTCTTCTGTTGATGAATTTTCTTTTGATCTTCATTTTGTTAAGAGATCAAGTAAACTATCTTTGACCATTTTTGAAATTCTTGGGTTAGCTGTTTGCTGGGAAAATTCACCCGTCTACTACTGCAATTTCCCGAAAGACCTAACCCCAACTGGTAGCAATGATTCTGTTGAACTGTGGGAAGGATTTAGGAGAAGATGGAGTAGAATAGTTGGCATTATGCAGCAAAAGATTGTAAAGAAAACGACATGGAATTTGAAGATTCAGATTCAGGCACTTAAATCTCCCTGTGTTTCTTGTCAACGGCTTGCTAGGCTTCACCTCGACCCTAAAACATTGAACAATATTGAAGTCCTAGACAGCACATATGTGTTACTACCACCAATCTCTGTCTATAATGGGCTGGACATATGCTTGGTGGCATGGATTCTCTGGCCAGACGAGGAAAGCAAAACAGTGCCAAACCTCGAGAAG TTAGTGAAGAGACGGCTACCAAGTGAGGCTGCAGCAGCAGCAAATCGGGATGGCAGATGGAGGAATCAGATGCACAAAGCAGCTCACAATGGTTGCTGTAGGCGTGCTGCGCAGACAAGAGCGCTGGGTTCTGTTTTGCTGAAGTTGCTTGTTTCTCAAAATCTCAGTGATTTGATTGAAACAGTTGAGGGTCCATTG GTAAATGTGCTTGCTGATATGGAATTATGGGGAATTGGTGCTGACATGGATGCATGTCTCCGTGCGAGGCATATTATAATAACAAGGCTGAAGGAGCTAGACAAAGAAGCATACAAATTAGCGGGCAAGAGTTTCTCACTAAATGCAAATGCTGACATCGCTGACATTCTTTTTACTCACTTAAAACTGCCAGTCCCAAAAGGGTGCGAGAAAGGGAAGTTGCATCCTAGCACTGACAAGCAGTGTCTAGACCATCTAAG gGATCTACACCCAATCGTCTCAGTAATTAAGGAACATAGAACATTGGCCAAACTGTTGAATGGCACATTGGGGTCCATTTGTTCACGGGCTAAGTTGTGCATCCAATCCCAAAGGTACATCATACATGGAAATTGGCTTCAGACATCAACTGCTACTGGCCGTCTATCAATGGAAGAGCCAAATCTCCAG AGTGTTGAGCACATGGTGGATTTCACAACAAGAAAGAATGATAAAGATTTCACAAGCATGTCAATGGTTGATCATCATGAAATCAATGCCCGTGAATTTTTTGTTCCCACTCAA GAAAACTGGTTGTTGGTAACTGCTGATTACTCCCAGATAGAGCTGCGTTTCATGGCGCATTTTTCTAAAGATCCTGTATTGATCGAGCTTCTAAGTAAACCAGATGTTGATGTGTTTACTATGATTGCCTCAAGATGGAGTGGCAAAGAAGAGTCTTTGGTCTCTTCTAAGGACCGAGATAACACAAAGAGATTTATTTATGGCATCCTTTATGGAATGGGCGCCAACTCCCTTGCAGAACAACTTGAATGCAGCCCAGCAGAAGCTGCACAGAAAATTCAGAGTTTCAAGAGATTCTTTCCAGGCGTTTCTTCGTGGCTACAACAAGCCGTGGCATCATGTCGCCAAAAAGG ATATATTGAGACCTTGATGGGACGGAGACGTTTTCTTTCAAAAATTACCGCTGGAAACAGCAGAGAGAAAGCTCAAGCACAGAGACAAGCAGTTAATTCTATTTGCCAG GGTTCTGCTGCTGATATTATCAAGGTGGCTATGCTTAAGGTTCATTCTGTAATTACCAATGGGAGTAACACAGTTGATTCCATGGATGGGCTTATGCAAAACTTTTCACAAATCAGAGGGCGGTGTCACCTTCTTTTGCAG GTGCATGATGAACTTGTGCTTGAAGTTGACCCGTCTATGGTAGCAGAGGCTGTAAATCTGCTACAGATAAGCATGGAAACTGCAGCTCCACTTTTGG TACCTTTACGTGCTAAAGTAAAGGTTGGAAAAACTTGGGGTTCTCTTCAGCCTTTCCAGCCAGAGCCTTGA